One segment of Marvinbryantia formatexigens DSM 14469 DNA contains the following:
- a CDS encoding ATP-binding protein, with amino-acid sequence MSHTEEQQTALIPRNFIERGTFMGGMFKIRNAIEGAVLAIAIALPVIHLPLSVTVRIILLCMTALPAAMVALIGIGGESLTAFLMNALRYVKNRRILYRLDTRPELPKKKRVPKPRSKEPKTQKKKRSQKTDSQKEVSTPGTTTGTGDAPVSKEPPRKKKERRIYDTSTKRGIRKQAREDIRILTYEKKQAQRAQAESLKTAKREKKQRERLRKEEQREAARSKELAARDAARTEKMERKEAKRAEKAAKRNAASQQRQMDAAADTPVKKKRRRDMTLEDYFPIDKIANGIIYTTDHRYIKILEIEPINFLLRSTLEQQGIIYSFIAYLKISPVKLQIKMISKKADINKHLEQAALELSRETDPRCRELQKDYIQFVKKLSSKEAVSRRFFLIFEYEPFNINRKVEEKEILAALETAAQTAKTFLYQCGNEVVSHDNEDEFTADVLYTLLNRSLCADKPLQSRITDVLSRYMTEGRQNEMDHIRINEFISPESVDFKHSSYVRINGVYHAYLIVPSDGYKSKVAPGWLSLLINAGEGIDIDFYLHKQPKDKIQQRLGQQIRINRSKIKDASDTNADFDDLESAIRSGYFLKAGLANNEDFYYMNLLITITASNAEELQWRIQEMKKLLISQDMDLRSCYFLQEQGFLSTLPLANLDKKLFELSKRNVLTTGAASCYPFTSYSICDDNGILFGVNKHNNSLVIADIFDSRQYKNSNICILGCSGAGKTFTMQTMALRMRRKGIQVFIIAPLKGHEFYRACKNVGGEFIQISPASRSCINIMDIRKVDNSVNELLDGPTMDASALAAKIQKLHIFFSLLIPDMNHEEKQLLDEALIKTYALKGITHKNESLLDPADPSHYKKMPILEDVYDILIQNPDTRRLANILNRLVHGSASSFNQQTNVDLTNKYTVLDISELTGSSDLLTVGMFVALDYVWDKAKENRTAEKAIFVDEVWQLIGASSNRLAAEFVLEIAKIIRAYSGAGIFATQDLNDFFALDDGKYGKGIINNCKTKIILNMEDEEAQRVKNILHLSETEVMNITHFQRGNGLISTNNNNITVEFKASTLEKELITTDRQELLEIIERQKQKTG; translated from the coding sequence ATGAGCCATACGGAAGAACAGCAGACAGCCCTGATTCCCCGCAATTTTATTGAGCGTGGTACCTTCATGGGCGGTATGTTCAAGATCCGGAATGCCATTGAAGGGGCTGTACTGGCTATAGCGATTGCGCTCCCGGTCATCCATCTGCCACTCTCCGTAACTGTCCGGATCATCCTCCTTTGCATGACAGCGCTCCCTGCCGCTATGGTGGCACTGATCGGAATCGGCGGTGAAAGCCTAACCGCATTTTTAATGAACGCCCTGCGTTATGTCAAAAACCGGCGCATCCTCTACCGCCTGGATACCCGTCCGGAACTCCCGAAGAAAAAGCGGGTTCCCAAGCCACGCAGCAAGGAGCCAAAAACGCAGAAGAAAAAGCGTTCCCAAAAAACCGATTCCCAAAAAGAAGTTTCTACCCCCGGTACGACCACTGGTACCGGGGATGCCCCTGTATCAAAAGAACCGCCGCGTAAAAAAAAAGAACGCCGGATCTATGATACCTCCACCAAGCGTGGGATCAGAAAACAGGCCAGGGAGGACATCCGTATCCTTACCTATGAAAAAAAACAGGCGCAAAGAGCCCAGGCGGAATCCCTAAAAACAGCCAAGCGGGAAAAAAAACAGCGGGAACGGCTCAGAAAGGAGGAGCAAAGGGAAGCCGCTCGCAGTAAAGAGCTGGCTGCCAGGGATGCGGCGCGTACTGAAAAAATGGAAAGGAAAGAGGCGAAGCGCGCCGAAAAAGCAGCAAAAAGGAATGCTGCCAGCCAGCAAAGGCAGATGGATGCCGCTGCAGATACTCCGGTGAAAAAGAAACGCCGCAGGGACATGACGCTTGAGGATTACTTCCCCATTGACAAAATCGCAAACGGAATCATCTATACCACCGACCACCGTTATATAAAAATTCTGGAGATTGAACCCATCAATTTCCTGCTTCGGAGTACACTGGAGCAACAGGGGATCATCTACAGTTTTATCGCCTACCTGAAGATCAGCCCGGTAAAACTGCAGATCAAAATGATTTCCAAAAAAGCTGACATCAACAAACACCTGGAGCAAGCTGCCCTGGAGCTTTCCCGCGAAACGGATCCCCGCTGCCGGGAGCTTCAGAAGGATTATATCCAGTTTGTAAAAAAGCTGAGTTCCAAAGAAGCGGTTTCCCGGCGGTTCTTCCTAATTTTTGAATACGAACCGTTTAACATCAACCGAAAAGTGGAGGAAAAAGAGATCCTGGCGGCGCTGGAAACCGCGGCACAGACTGCCAAAACCTTCCTCTACCAGTGTGGTAATGAGGTCGTAAGCCACGACAATGAAGATGAATTTACCGCAGATGTCCTCTACACCCTGCTGAACCGCTCCTTGTGTGCGGACAAGCCGCTTCAAAGCCGTATTACCGATGTCCTGTCCCGTTACATGACAGAGGGACGGCAGAACGAGATGGATCATATCCGGATCAATGAGTTTATCTCCCCGGAATCTGTTGACTTTAAGCACAGCAGCTATGTCAGGATAAACGGGGTTTACCACGCCTACCTGATCGTCCCTTCCGACGGCTATAAAAGCAAGGTAGCACCTGGCTGGCTTTCCCTGCTGATCAATGCCGGGGAAGGTATCGACATTGACTTTTACCTGCACAAACAGCCAAAGGATAAAATCCAGCAGCGGTTAGGACAGCAGATCCGGATCAACCGTTCAAAAATCAAGGACGCTTCCGACACAAATGCGGATTTTGACGACCTGGAATCTGCCATCCGTTCCGGTTACTTCCTAAAAGCCGGGCTTGCCAATAATGAGGATTTCTATTATATGAACCTTCTTATTACGATTACCGCCTCCAACGCGGAAGAACTCCAATGGCGCATCCAGGAGATGAAAAAACTTCTGATCTCCCAGGATATGGACCTGCGTTCCTGCTATTTCCTGCAGGAACAGGGATTCTTATCCACCCTGCCGCTGGCGAACCTGGACAAAAAACTCTTTGAGCTGTCCAAGCGGAATGTGCTGACTACCGGAGCCGCAAGCTGCTATCCGTTTACCAGCTACAGTATCTGCGATGACAACGGGATTCTGTTTGGTGTCAATAAGCACAACAATTCCCTGGTAATTGCAGATATTTTTGATTCCCGGCAGTACAAAAACTCCAACATCTGCATCCTGGGATGCTCCGGCGCAGGAAAAACCTTTACCATGCAGACAATGGCGCTGCGGATGCGGCGGAAGGGAATCCAGGTATTTATTATCGCCCCCTTAAAAGGGCATGAATTCTACCGGGCCTGCAAGAATGTGGGCGGGGAATTTATCCAGATCTCCCCTGCCAGCCGCAGCTGCATCAATATCATGGACATCCGCAAAGTGGATAACTCCGTCAATGAACTTCTCGATGGACCGACTATGGATGCCTCCGCACTTGCTGCCAAGATACAAAAGCTGCATATTTTCTTCTCCCTCTTGATTCCGGATATGAACCATGAGGAAAAACAGCTTTTGGACGAAGCACTGATCAAAACGTATGCGCTAAAAGGGATCACCCATAAAAATGAGTCCCTCCTCGATCCAGCGGATCCAAGTCATTACAAAAAAATGCCGATCCTCGAAGACGTCTACGATATCCTGATCCAGAATCCGGATACCAGGCGCCTTGCCAATATCTTGAATCGTCTGGTCCACGGTTCTGCCTCTTCTTTTAACCAGCAGACCAACGTGGATCTGACCAACAAGTATACGGTACTGGATATCTCCGAACTGACCGGCTCCTCAGACCTTCTGACCGTCGGCATGTTCGTGGCGCTGGATTATGTCTGGGATAAGGCAAAGGAAAACCGGACCGCGGAAAAGGCAATTTTTGTGGATGAGGTATGGCAGCTCATCGGCGCCTCCAGCAACCGTCTGGCTGCGGAATTTGTCCTTGAGATTGCCAAGATCATCCGGGCATATTCCGGCGCAGGGATCTTTGCCACCCAGGATCTCAATGACTTTTTCGCGCTGGACGACGGAAAATATGGCAAAGGCATCATCAACAACTGCAAGACCAAAATCATCCTCAATATGGAGGATGAAGAGGCGCAGAGAGTCAAAAATATCCTCCATCTTTCCGAAACGGAGGTTATGAACATCACCCATTTCCAGAGGGGGAACGGGCTGATCTCCACCAATAATAACAATATTACTGTGGAATTTAAGGCTTCCACACTGGAAAAAGAGCTGATTACCACTGACCGGCAAGAGCTTCTGGAAATTATAGAACGCCAGAAACAAAAGACCGGTTAG
- a CDS encoding lysozyme family protein → MKTAKTAASLSGAVKSAAAGPLGAAIGAAIQNRGTVKKIILVFIILLMLPVLFVLMLPGLIFGSLLENTGALNSNAQINDNIRAANQAIVEVLRENHNDILSEVNAAASGIPEGDTVSITDPYAYYISVNANLLIAQFCASRDNYEDINIRELKRIIRKNKSGLFSYDVSTEAVTMQVTIEGGVEGESEQATEAQTQTVTFTRHNFEIKYAGDSYFADHVFQLTDQQKKTAEAYAENMTRFFGTAASGVATANVSDEVLAYRPAVERAAAKYGMSDYVDLILAVMMQESGGRYLDVMQAAEGGFNTRYPHVPNGITDPEYSIECGVQELKYALDKAGCTGPTDLDRIKLALQGYNYGSGYIDWAMERDGGYTKENAIAYSDMMCARPSWPYSRYGDKEYVDHVLQYYIITNTGGTYPANGMQIPHYLQTDYGNIPYGGGSIASSGCGPTSFAMVASYLTGTTISPIDAVSWCGNSYYMPGVGTYWSYFAAAASHFGCGSVTQTSDPNAVLTALSQGRPVISSQRAGIFTSGGHFIVLRGVTASGKVLVNDPNDSSSKNFINREFDMMSEIHSTANAYWIFDKK, encoded by the coding sequence ATGAAAACTGCAAAGACAGCCGCCTCCCTGTCCGGAGCCGTAAAAAGCGCGGCGGCAGGTCCCCTTGGTGCTGCCATCGGGGCGGCAATCCAGAACCGGGGCACCGTTAAAAAAATCATTCTTGTTTTTATCATCCTTCTGATGCTGCCGGTCCTGTTTGTCCTGATGCTTCCGGGATTGATTTTTGGAAGCCTTCTGGAAAACACCGGGGCATTAAACAGCAATGCCCAGATTAATGACAACATCCGGGCAGCAAACCAGGCGATTGTGGAAGTGCTGCGCGAAAACCATAATGACATCCTCTCAGAAGTCAACGCGGCGGCATCCGGGATACCGGAAGGCGATACGGTTTCCATTACGGATCCCTATGCTTATTATATTTCCGTCAATGCCAACCTGCTGATCGCTCAGTTCTGTGCCAGCAGGGATAATTACGAGGACATCAATATCCGGGAATTGAAACGGATCATCCGCAAAAACAAAAGCGGTCTGTTTTCCTATGATGTCTCCACAGAAGCTGTCACTATGCAAGTTACCATAGAAGGCGGCGTGGAGGGGGAAAGTGAACAGGCCACAGAAGCCCAGACACAGACCGTTACCTTTACCCGCCATAACTTTGAGATCAAATATGCCGGGGATTCTTATTTTGCCGATCATGTCTTTCAACTGACAGACCAGCAGAAAAAAACGGCGGAAGCCTATGCGGAAAATATGACACGCTTCTTCGGTACAGCCGCTTCCGGCGTTGCCACCGCCAATGTTTCTGATGAAGTGCTGGCCTACCGTCCCGCCGTGGAACGGGCAGCCGCCAAATACGGCATGAGTGATTATGTGGACCTCATCCTGGCAGTCATGATGCAGGAGTCCGGAGGGCGGTACCTGGATGTCATGCAGGCTGCAGAAGGTGGTTTTAACACCAGGTATCCCCACGTACCCAATGGCATAACTGATCCGGAATACAGCATTGAATGCGGCGTCCAGGAACTGAAGTATGCACTGGACAAAGCCGGATGTACCGGGCCTACGGACCTGGACCGCATCAAGCTTGCCCTGCAGGGCTATAACTACGGCTCCGGCTATATTGACTGGGCAATGGAACGGGACGGCGGCTATACCAAAGAAAACGCCATCGCTTACTCAGACATGATGTGCGCACGTCCAAGCTGGCCCTATTCCAGATATGGCGACAAAGAATATGTAGACCATGTGCTTCAGTATTACATTATCACTAACACAGGCGGGACTTATCCCGCAAACGGGATGCAGATCCCCCATTATCTTCAGACAGACTATGGGAACATTCCTTACGGCGGAGGCTCCATTGCTTCCAGCGGATGCGGTCCCACCAGTTTTGCAATGGTGGCAAGCTATCTGACCGGAACCACCATCTCCCCCATTGACGCAGTATCCTGGTGCGGAAATTCCTATTACATGCCGGGTGTCGGCACCTACTGGTCTTACTTTGCGGCTGCCGCCAGCCATTTCGGATGCGGCTCCGTTACCCAGACCAGTGATCCAAATGCCGTCCTTACCGCACTGTCCCAGGGGCGTCCGGTCATCAGTTCCCAGCGTGCCGGCATTTTTACAAGCGGCGGGCATTTTATTGTCCTGCGCGGGGTAACTGCTTCCGGGAAGGTACTGGTAAATGACCCGAATGACAGTTCCTCAAAAAATTTTATAAACCGAGAATTCGATATGATGTCGGAAATCCATTCTACCGCAAACGCATACTGGATCTTCGACAAAAAGTAA
- a CDS encoding DUF5038 domain-containing protein has product MSRKKLIIAIVLMAALIAAGIVIPTVWRMNKNRQKAPKETENISETVSEETENFTDTELTFLEFDKLTAFFSESQITDFKEQIPEYLEKKELSGISSVKFLEDKTSYPSSTDTLLEFALSDGSTLPVTYSLPTGTFLFGTEKLQVREDTRKYERQTDETLPDVSTDDIENMQEGGFADTQNTEAETPTVTEAPSDTTEGNTEAAETQAPVPTTEGESE; this is encoded by the coding sequence ATGAGCAGAAAAAAACTGATAATCGCGATTGTATTGATGGCAGCCCTCATCGCTGCGGGCATCGTAATCCCCACTGTATGGCGGATGAACAAAAACCGCCAGAAAGCCCCAAAAGAAACGGAAAACATTTCCGAAACCGTGTCAGAAGAAACGGAAAATTTCACGGATACCGAACTTACCTTCCTGGAATTTGATAAACTGACCGCTTTCTTCTCCGAAAGCCAGATTACAGATTTCAAGGAGCAGATCCCAGAGTATCTTGAGAAAAAAGAGCTTTCCGGAATCTCCTCCGTAAAATTCCTGGAAGACAAGACCAGCTATCCCTCTTCCACCGACACGCTCCTGGAATTTGCCCTCTCTGATGGCAGCACCCTTCCGGTTACCTACAGCTTACCCACCGGAACCTTTTTATTCGGGACAGAAAAACTGCAGGTGCGGGAGGATACCCGGAAATACGAACGCCAGACAGATGAAACCCTTCCGGACGTTTCCACAGACGACATCGAAAATATGCAGGAAGGCGGATTTGCCGACACCCAGAACACCGAAGCAGAAACACCTACTGTTACAGAAGCCCCTTCTGATACAACGGAAGGAAACACGGAAGCCGCTGAAACGCAGGCGCCAGTTCCCACGACAGAGGGGGAATCTGAATGA